A section of the Triticum dicoccoides isolate Atlit2015 ecotype Zavitan chromosome 7A, WEW_v2.0, whole genome shotgun sequence genome encodes:
- the LOC119330091 gene encoding heat shock factor-binding protein-like: MASSNSGGIPIKAEQDSDGSAQSTADMTAFVQNLLVQMQTRFQTMSENIITKIDEMGARIDELELSINDLKAEMGSDGMTPTKVKDEESKPADSSS; this comes from the exons ATGGCGTCTTCCAACTCCGGGGGCATCCCCATCAAG GCCGAACAGGATTCGGATGGCTCGGCCCAGAGCACAGCTGACATGACTGCTTTT GTGCAAAATCTTCTAGTTCAGATG CAAACCAGGTTCCAAACCATGTCAGAGAACATCATCACGAAGA TAGATGAAATGGGTGCAagaattgatgaattggagctgagCATCAATGACCTCAAGGCTGAAATGGGCAGCGATGGTATGACCCCTACTAAAGTGAAGGACGAAGAATCAAAGCCAGCAGACAGCTCTTCCTGA
- the LOC119327942 gene encoding importin-9-like, whose translation MAAVGAADGDQRWLVECLTATLDTAREVRAFAEESLRQASLQPGYGAALTKVTVNKEVLFGLRQLAAVLLKQFIKQHWEEDEDNFVPPVVSASEKVVIRQLLLTSLDDSNGKIRTAIGMAVAAIGQNDWPEDWPELLPFILKLIGDQSNGNGVRGALRCLALLSDDLDDTCIPKLVPELFPSLYRIISSPHLYENSLRSKALGIVHSCISMLGSMSGVYKRETVNLMTSMLDPLVEQFSIILNSPVLSPNPDDWSMQMEVLKCLLQLIQNFPRLPEAKISAVLGPLWQTFVSSFKVYHLSIIQASEDADNVGYDSDGSERSLESFEIQLFELWTTIVGNSMLAKVIAGNIKELAYYTISFQQITEEQVQNWSRDANQYVADEDDVTYSCRVSGSLLLEEIVTAYEDYGIDAILEASQVCFRESRELKQAGSADWWRLHEASLFALGSLSEHLCEAQDSGYNVRDLLEQMVTDIVGTGVHQYPFLHARAFSVVAKFSSLISKGICEQYLCNAAHAIASDVPPPVKVGACRALAELLPESNQSSMPNNIMGILSSLVDLLRQASDETLHLVLETLQSAIKSGGEQSTSIEPVISPIILDVWAQHIADPFISIDAVEVLEAIKNAPGCLEPLVSRILPTIATILSKSKIQPDGLVAGSLDLLTMILKNAPAAVVKAVFDTCFTSTIQIVLESDDHGEMQNATECLAAFISGGRQELLVWGGEQGSTLKMLLSAASRLLDPELESSVSLFVGSYILQLILHLPSHLSPHIPELIAAIVRRMQTSDIAGLKSSLVVIIAXXVHLSAPNVDQFINLLLAIPAQGYGNSLAYIMSEWSQLQGEIQGAYQIKVTTTALALLISTRHPELSRIEVNGHLVKTSAGITTRSKARVTPDNWTKIPLPSKIFALLADTLAEIQEQVGDDADNIDEEDSDWEEVQNGDATPHDIMYSASVPSNANPSVEHLNAMAKVFDEDEDDSYDDDLAKTDSLNEVKLLDFLTNTFVNLWDSDRPLFEYLCQGLTNPQRVAVQKVLQK comes from the exons GATATGGAGCTGCCCTCACGAAGGTCACAGTCAACAAGGAGGTCCTGTTTGGGCTACGTCAG CTAGCTGCTGTTTTGTTAAAGCAGTTCATCAAGCAGCACTGGGAGGAAGACGAAGACAATTTTGTGCCTCCTGTTGTTTCCGCCTCAGAAAAG GTTGTTATACGTCAACTCCTTCTTACCTCACTGGATGATTCTAATGGGAAGATTCGTACTGCCATTGGCATGGCTGTAGCAGCTATTGGGCAGAATGATTGGCCAGAAGACTGGCCTGAGTTACTTCCATTTATCTTGAAGTTAATTGGTGATCAAAGCAATGGGAATGGAG TTCGTGGAGCATTAAGATGCCTAGCCCTTCTATCAGATGATTTGGATGATACTTGTATTCCAAAACTAGTGCCAGAGCTATTCCCATCATTGTACAGAATAATATCATCTCCACAC CTGTATGAAAATTCTCTTCGTTCAAAGGCTCTTGGAATAGTCCATTCGTGTATTTCCATGCTTGGATCAATGAGTGGTGTTTACAAG AGAGAGACTGTCAATTTGATGACTTCAATGCTTGATCCACTTGTGGAGCAattctctataattttaaattcacCGGTGCTGTCCCCAAATCCTGATGACTGGAGTATGCAGATGGAG GTGCTGAAGTGTTTACTCCAGCTTATCCAGAACTTCCCTAGACTACCTGAAGCTAAAATTTCTG CTGTTCTTGGGCCTCTGTGGCAGACCTTTGTTTCATCCTTCAAGGTCTATCACCTGTCAATCATTCAAGCTTCAGAGGATGCTGATAATGTGGGCTATGATTCTGATGGTAGTGAAAGAAGTCTCGAATCCTTTGAGATTCAG TTATTTGAGCTATGGACAACAATTGTGGGAAATTCTATGTTAGCAAAG GTTATTGCAGGAAACATTAAAGAGCTAGCATACTACACTATATCCTTTCAACAGATAACTGAGGAACAG GTGCAAAACTGGTCACGTGATGCTAACCAGTATGTTGCTGATGAGGATGATGTAACTTATAGCTGTCGTGTGTCTG GATCTCTTTTGCTGGAAGAGATAGTCACTGCTTACGAGGATTACGGAATTGATGCAATTTTGGAAGCTTCACAAGTTTGTTTTCGTGAATCACGTGAATTAAAACAAGCGGGTTCTGCCGACTGGTGGAGA CTTCATGAAGCATCACTTTTTGCTCTAGGTTCACTATCAGAACATCTGTGTGAAGCACAG GATTCTGGTTACAATGTGCGAGATTTACTTGAGCAGATGGTAACTGATATTGTGGGAACAG GGGTGCACCAGTACCCATTTCTTCATGCACGTGCATTCTCTGTTGTGGCCAAGTTCTCTTCATTG ATAAGTAAGGGGATCTGTGAACAATATCTATGCAATGCTGCTCATGCAATTGCCTCAGATGT GCCACCACCAGTTAAAGTAGGAGCATGTAGGGCACTGGCTGAACTTCTACCGGAATCTAATCAAAGTTCAATGCCAAACAACATTATGGGCATACTCTCATCtcttgttgatcttctgaggcag GCATCTGATGAAACACTGCATCTTGTTCTAGAAACCCTCCAATCAGCCATTAAATCTG GTGGTGAACAATCAACATCAATCGAGCCAGTCATCTCTCCTATCATACTAGATGTATGGGCCCAACACATTGCCGACCCATTCATCAGTATTGATGCTGTAGAAGTTCTAGAG GCCATCAAGAATGCTCCTGGATGCTTAGAACCGCTTGTGTCCCGGATTCTTCCAACAATAGCGACAATTTTATCAAAA TCCAAGATCCAGCCCGATGGACTAGTTGCAGGTTCACTGGACCTCCTGACGATGATACTCAAA AATGCTCCAGCTGCTGTGGTTAAGGCAGTGTTTGACACATGCTTTACATCTACCATTCAGATTGTTCTTGAAAGTGATGACCATGGAGAGATGCAG AACGCGACAGAATGTTTGGCAGCATTTATATCAGGTGGCCGGCAGGAGTTGCTTGTTTGGGGTGGTGAACAAGGAAGTACATTGAAGATGCTACTTAGTGCAGCTTCAAG GCTTTTAGATCCAGAATTGGAAAGTTCAGTGTCACTTTTCGTTGGGAGTTACATTTTACAACTTATTTTACATCTACCTTCACACCTATCTCCCCACATTCCGGAGCTTATTGCTGCCATTGTGAGGCGTATGCAAACGAGCGACATTGCAGGATTGAAGAGCTCTCTTGTTGTTATAATAGCCNNNN AGGTACATCTAAGTGCACCGAACGTTGATCAGTTTATCAACCTTCTACTTGCAATTCCTGCCCAGGGCTACGGAAATTCATTGGCTTATATTATGTCAGAATGGTCACAGCTACAGG GTGAAATTCAGGGAGCCTACCAGATAAAGGTAACAACTACTGCGTTAGCTCTGCTCATATCTACGCGTCATCCTGAGCTATCTAGGATTGAAGTTAACGGACATCTTGTTAAG ACTAGTGCAGGTATAACCACACGGTCAAAAGCTCGGGTAACTCCAGATAACTGGACCAAGATTCCACTCCCATCTAAG ATATTTGCACTGTTAGCAGATACTTTAGCTGAAATTCAAGAGCAAGTCGGTGATGACGCTGACAATATTGATGAAGAG GATAGTGACTGGGAAGAGGTTCAGAATGGTGATGCGACTCCACATGATATAATGTATTCAGCATCAGTTCCTTCGAATGCTAATCCGTCAGTTGAGCATCTAAATGCAATGGCAAAAGTTTTCGATGAG GATGAAGATGACAGTTATGATGATGATCTGGCAAAAACTGACTCTCTTAATGAG GTGAAGTTGTTGGACTTTCTAACGAACACCTTTGTCAACCTGTGGGACAGTGATCGGCCACTTTTTGAGTATCTTTGCCAG GGCTTAACAAATCCACAAAGGGTTGCAGTACAGAAGGTTTTGCAGAAGTGA